The Candidatus Manganitrophaceae bacterium genome contains a region encoding:
- a CDS encoding TolC family protein — METMTGKEIPWFIVVIGGIFVLQFGGVPAFAARTVTLEEAYHLALEKSEFILMSEEDVMQAEDEKNRARSALFPSIKADLNYQRRVESKSTGTFLLRSEVNEDVQVTVTQELYSGGRAMAILRKSNLGIRGKIFSLRLTGEDLLFNIAQAYYEALKAKNNVRIEEKEVRRLEVHRRSAAKRVQVGEATKLVLLQAETELSGAKAKRVRVKNTFSEAKDQVALLARIEGSFDLVAPGEIPLPDRLEEEWLMTAEENRYDLKQSTIDIDTAQEDILVAKGSFYPSLSLEASYQYRDQDPQGSFLIQDDVWAVAKLSIPIFDGMLRNAKLAQARSRSRQRKLRKELLKDEISVEVRRSLLNLMTLMGEVVHLKERVRFASETFSLASRQFDVGLGTSLEVLDANATLLDAERQLSNTRFDREIAILQLKKSGGVFSPVANIGSTE, encoded by the coding sequence ATGGAGACAATGACAGGCAAAGAGATACCGTGGTTCATTGTGGTAATTGGAGGTATTTTTGTTTTGCAGTTCGGAGGAGTACCCGCTTTCGCTGCACGAACCGTTACGCTCGAAGAGGCCTATCATTTGGCCTTGGAAAAGAGCGAATTCATCCTGATGTCCGAGGAAGATGTCATGCAGGCTGAAGATGAGAAAAATCGTGCAAGAAGCGCCCTCTTTCCTTCAATAAAGGCAGATCTGAATTATCAACGTCGTGTGGAGTCCAAATCTACAGGAACCTTCCTTTTAAGGTCTGAAGTGAATGAAGATGTTCAGGTTACGGTGACCCAAGAGCTTTATTCCGGCGGTCGCGCAATGGCAATCTTGCGAAAGTCAAACCTTGGAATACGAGGAAAGATATTCAGTCTTCGCCTGACGGGAGAGGATCTTCTCTTTAATATTGCACAGGCTTATTACGAGGCATTAAAAGCGAAGAATAATGTCAGGATCGAAGAAAAAGAAGTAAGGCGATTAGAAGTGCATCGTCGAAGTGCAGCAAAACGCGTTCAGGTTGGGGAAGCGACGAAATTGGTCTTGTTGCAGGCGGAGACGGAGTTATCGGGCGCAAAGGCGAAACGGGTCCGGGTAAAAAATACCTTTTCTGAAGCGAAAGATCAAGTAGCTCTTCTGGCGAGGATCGAGGGGTCTTTTGATCTGGTTGCCCCTGGCGAGATTCCCCTTCCGGATCGATTGGAAGAAGAATGGCTCATGACCGCTGAAGAGAATCGCTATGACCTCAAGCAAAGCACGATCGATATTGATACTGCCCAAGAAGACATTCTTGTGGCCAAAGGAAGTTTTTATCCCTCTCTCTCGCTTGAAGCCTCGTATCAATATAGGGATCAGGATCCACAAGGATCATTCCTGATCCAAGATGATGTATGGGCCGTTGCCAAGCTGTCGATTCCTATTTTTGATGGCATGCTCCGGAATGCGAAACTGGCGCAGGCAAGGTCAAGGTCCCGGCAAAGGAAACTCCGGAAGGAACTTCTGAAGGATGAGATTTCTGTCGAGGTCCGCCGGTCACTGTTGAACCTGATGACCCTGATGGGAGAGGTTGTGCATTTGAAGGAGAGGGTCCGGTTTGCGAGTGAAACTTTCTCTCTTGCATCGCGTCAGTTTGACGTTGGCCTGGGAACCAGCCTTGAGGTTTTGGATGCCAATGCAACGCTCCTCGACGCGGAACGTCAGCTTTCGAATACCCGCTTTGACCGGGAGATTGCGATATTACAATTGAAGAAGAGCGGTGGAGTTTTTTCTCCGGTGGCTAATATCGGAAGCACTGAATAA
- a CDS encoding lipoate--protein ligase family protein yields the protein METSSNRKITWRLIINPPLAPARNMAIDEAIAIAFSKKKVPPTLRLYQWSRPTFSIGSFQTLDTHWLDYLNRLNVNIVRRMTGGQGLLHDREMTYSVIASTKDPLFSGGIKRTFHSIAKGLLAGLQEIGTEGKIHGPSQGRRLARKKDPLCFAATSGYEITARGKKLIGSAQRRWKAHFLQHGSLILEAWIPGSETFPKEGPRMASDKQITLAELLPTLPEMGSLERAMKTGFETALQIHFVLGQLTTEETESTERLIKEKYGTDQWNLYRKTSSGHRL from the coding sequence ATGGAAACATCATCCAATCGCAAGATCACCTGGCGTCTTATCATCAACCCTCCCCTAGCCCCTGCGAGAAACATGGCAATTGACGAGGCAATTGCCATCGCCTTTTCTAAAAAAAAAGTCCCTCCGACGCTTCGGCTGTACCAATGGTCAAGACCCACATTTTCGATTGGTTCTTTTCAGACCCTGGACACCCACTGGCTCGACTATTTGAATCGTTTAAATGTGAACATCGTTCGAAGGATGACGGGTGGACAAGGCCTTCTGCATGACCGTGAAATGACCTACTCCGTTATTGCAAGTACAAAAGATCCGCTCTTTTCCGGCGGGATCAAAAGAACTTTTCATTCCATCGCGAAAGGCCTCCTGGCTGGATTACAAGAGATCGGGACGGAGGGAAAGATCCATGGGCCATCACAAGGTCGGCGTCTCGCACGGAAGAAAGACCCTCTTTGTTTTGCGGCAACTTCCGGGTACGAAATTACTGCCCGAGGGAAGAAACTGATCGGGAGCGCCCAACGACGCTGGAAGGCTCATTTTCTTCAACACGGCTCACTCATTCTTGAGGCGTGGATTCCGGGATCGGAAACTTTTCCGAAAGAAGGGCCACGGATGGCTTCGGATAAACAGATCACTCTGGCGGAGCTACTGCCAACCCTCCCTGAGATGGGATCACTGGAACGAGCAATGAAAACAGGATTTGAAACAGCCTTGCAGATTCATTTTGTTTTAGGACAATTGACAACAGAAGAAACAGAATCCACGGAACGGCTCATCAAAGAAAAGTATGGAACGGATCAATGGAATCTTTATCGGAAAACCAGTTCAGGCCATCGCCTGTAA
- the aspS gene encoding aspartate--tRNA ligase, with protein sequence MKRSHYCGQLTAKQIDKKVVLNGWVHRRRDHGGLTFIDLRDREGLVQVVFNPQISEAIHQQAHTLRSEFVIEIKGKVALRPEGTKNKDLPTGEIEILADDLVILNPALTPPFSIEDEGEPSEALRLKYRYLDLRRPSVQKNLILRHRLSKTVRRFLDERDFLEIETPFLTKSTPEGARDYLVPSRMNSGEFYALPQSPQLFKQILMVAGFDRYYQVVRCFRDEDLRADRQPEFTQIDIEMSFIEREDILSMMEDFLKTIFSELKETTIETPIPRLTYKEAMERFGVDKPDLRFGLELKDLSDLVLKSDFKVFRQAVENKGSVRGINARGLAKLSRKEIEVLTQKAMELGAKGLAWMKVTPEGLEAPIAKFLKPELLKEIGERLEGVPGDLLLFCADNDEVVYQVLGGLRLVLGKQLKLIDPTAFKPLWVTDFPLLEYNEDEKRYVARHHPFTAPMDEDLELLSTDPPKVRAKAYDLVLNGVEIGGGSIRIHKREVQMKMFDLLGIKKEEAELKFGFLLEAFQYGAPPHGGIAFGFDRIAAILAGVDSIREVIAFPKTQKGICMMTNAPSSVTSRQLKELHIRKESIL encoded by the coding sequence ATGAAACGAAGCCATTATTGCGGTCAACTGACTGCGAAACAAATTGATAAAAAGGTTGTCCTCAACGGCTGGGTCCACCGCCGCCGGGATCATGGAGGCTTGACCTTTATTGATCTTCGTGACCGCGAAGGCTTGGTCCAAGTGGTCTTTAATCCGCAGATCTCAGAGGCGATCCATCAGCAGGCCCATACGCTCCGATCAGAATTTGTGATCGAGATTAAAGGGAAGGTTGCGCTTCGTCCAGAGGGGACAAAGAACAAGGATCTTCCGACCGGGGAGATTGAAATCCTTGCCGATGACCTTGTGATTCTTAACCCGGCACTTACTCCGCCTTTTTCAATAGAAGATGAAGGGGAACCCTCAGAAGCGCTTCGTCTGAAATACCGTTATCTTGATCTGCGCCGTCCATCTGTACAGAAAAATCTGATCCTGCGGCATCGCCTGTCGAAAACGGTGCGTCGTTTTCTAGATGAACGGGACTTTCTGGAGATCGAAACCCCTTTCCTCACAAAGAGTACGCCCGAGGGAGCGAGAGACTATCTTGTTCCGAGCCGTATGAACAGCGGCGAATTTTATGCGCTCCCCCAATCGCCCCAGTTGTTCAAACAGATCCTGATGGTCGCCGGATTTGACCGCTACTACCAGGTTGTCCGCTGTTTCCGGGACGAAGATCTGCGGGCTGACCGGCAGCCGGAATTTACCCAGATTGATATCGAGATGTCCTTCATTGAGCGGGAAGATATTCTTTCAATGATGGAAGATTTCCTCAAGACCATCTTTTCAGAGCTAAAGGAAACTACGATTGAGACCCCCATCCCGAGGCTTACCTATAAAGAAGCAATGGAACGTTTCGGCGTCGATAAACCTGATCTTCGCTTCGGCCTCGAATTAAAAGACCTTTCGGACTTGGTTTTGAAATCCGATTTCAAGGTCTTTCGTCAGGCGGTTGAAAACAAGGGGAGTGTGCGGGGGATCAATGCCAGGGGGCTGGCGAAGCTGTCAAGGAAAGAGATTGAGGTATTGACCCAAAAGGCAATGGAACTGGGCGCAAAAGGGCTTGCCTGGATGAAGGTGACACCAGAAGGGTTGGAGGCCCCGATTGCCAAGTTTCTCAAGCCGGAACTGTTAAAGGAGATCGGTGAGCGGCTCGAAGGGGTACCTGGCGATCTGCTCCTCTTTTGCGCCGACAATGATGAAGTGGTTTATCAGGTTCTTGGAGGTCTTCGTCTGGTCCTGGGCAAACAGCTCAAACTGATCGATCCAACGGCGTTTAAGCCGCTTTGGGTCACCGATTTTCCGCTCCTTGAATACAATGAGGACGAAAAGAGATACGTCGCCCGGCACCATCCTTTTACAGCCCCAATGGATGAAGACCTTGAACTTCTTTCCACAGACCCGCCGAAAGTACGGGCGAAGGCCTATGATCTAGTCTTGAACGGTGTTGAGATCGGCGGTGGGAGTATTCGTATTCACAAAAGAGAGGTTCAAATGAAGATGTTCGACCTCCTCGGGATAAAAAAAGAAGAGGCCGAATTGAAATTTGGATTTTTGCTGGAGGCCTTTCAATATGGCGCACCGCCGCATGGCGGGATCGCCTTCGGTTTCGACCGAATCGCTGCAATCCTGGCCGGTGTTGATTCCATCCGGGAGGTCATCGCCTTCCCAAAGACCCAAAAAGGAATCTGCATGATGACCAACGCCCCCTCATCTGTCACCTCTCGGCAACTCAAAGAACTCCACATCCGAAAAGAATCTATTCTCTAA
- a CDS encoding oxidoreductase translates to MKTKSGIIVPDALDRRRFLRYSGAGIAAALLPGRAEAANFFMKRFLARPPKKTSFITSNEDFYLVQYSGFEKVNVDTWTLQIKGKVRKPLRLTYNDILKRPAMEKMVTLQCIDNVPAGDQISNAVWTGVTLKSLIEEAMPFSSVVDVAMFGADDYSDSITLDRALNYDVFLAYAMNGKQLPMKHGFPLRAVVPGIYGIKNVKWLERIELLNYDYKGYWQKKSWSDDGTVKVTSRIDDPGDYNTVTGDYTLRGLACSGYNGIRTVELTFDGGKTWVPTDLQHTPSPYSWVFWEYNWKSPKPGSYQITSRAVDHLGRVQSDFIARAFPSGTSGLHSVITFVD, encoded by the coding sequence ATGAAGACAAAATCAGGCATTATTGTTCCAGATGCCCTGGATCGGAGGCGCTTCCTTCGATACTCCGGCGCGGGGATTGCGGCGGCACTCTTGCCTGGGAGAGCCGAGGCTGCCAATTTTTTCATGAAGCGTTTTCTTGCGCGTCCTCCGAAAAAGACCTCCTTTATCACCTCTAATGAGGACTTCTACCTCGTTCAATATTCCGGTTTTGAGAAAGTGAATGTCGACACTTGGACCTTGCAGATTAAGGGCAAAGTTCGAAAACCGCTGAGATTGACCTACAACGATATCCTCAAGCGCCCGGCGATGGAAAAGATGGTCACCCTACAGTGCATTGATAATGTGCCTGCCGGAGATCAGATCAGCAACGCCGTCTGGACCGGAGTCACCCTGAAATCGCTGATCGAAGAGGCAATGCCCTTTTCGTCGGTCGTGGATGTGGCCATGTTCGGCGCCGACGACTATTCGGACAGCATCACCCTTGATCGGGCGCTGAACTACGATGTCTTCCTCGCCTATGCCATGAATGGAAAGCAACTGCCCATGAAACATGGTTTTCCGCTTCGCGCCGTCGTCCCCGGAATCTACGGCATTAAAAATGTCAAATGGCTTGAGAGGATTGAACTGCTTAATTATGATTACAAGGGATATTGGCAAAAGAAGAGCTGGAGCGATGATGGAACGGTAAAGGTCACTTCAAGAATAGACGATCCGGGGGATTACAATACCGTGACCGGGGATTATACCCTTCGGGGACTCGCCTGTTCCGGATACAACGGGATTCGCACAGTCGAGTTGACCTTCGATGGCGGGAAAACCTGGGTGCCGACAGACCTGCAACACACCCCTTCTCCCTATTCCTGGGTCTTCTGGGAATACAACTGGAAAAGCCCAAAACCCGGCTCATATCAAATCACCTCACGTGCCGTCGATCACCTTGGACGCGTTCAGAGCGATTTCATCGCCCGCGCCTTCCCCTCCGGAACATCAGGACTGCACTCCGTCATTACCTTTGTTGATTAG
- the moaC gene encoding cyclic pyranopterin monophosphate synthase MoaC produces the protein MVDSELTHFNREGRARMVDVSGKPETHRTAVATGMVFMKPETLARIEEGKIAKGDVLAVAQVAGVMGAKKTPDLIPMCHPLLITSVDISFKIHPKQEEHSAAIEINATAKTSGQTGVEMEAMTAVSITALTIYDMCKAIDKGISFGRIGLISKSGGKSGLYTRSELLL, from the coding sequence ATGGTCGATTCAGAATTGACCCATTTTAATAGAGAAGGACGTGCCAGAATGGTCGATGTCTCGGGAAAACCGGAGACACATCGCACGGCGGTCGCAACCGGTATGGTCTTCATGAAGCCGGAGACCCTGGCGAGGATCGAAGAAGGAAAGATTGCGAAAGGGGATGTTCTTGCCGTGGCCCAGGTGGCAGGTGTGATGGGAGCCAAGAAGACCCCTGATTTGATCCCCATGTGCCATCCTTTGCTCATCACCAGTGTCGATATCAGTTTTAAAATTCACCCCAAACAGGAAGAGCATTCCGCAGCGATTGAAATCAATGCGACAGCGAAGACTTCGGGTCAGACTGGCGTCGAGATGGAGGCGATGACGGCGGTTTCCATAACGGCCCTGACCATCTATGATATGTGTAAGGCCATTGACAAGGGAATCAGTTTCGGTCGGATCGGCCTTATTTCGAAGAGTGGGGGAAAGTCGGGGTTATATACCCGTTCGGAACTTCTTCTATGA
- a CDS encoding histidine phosphatase family protein, with the protein MTTRCVLLRHGETDYPRDRYYCDSKEDPPLNKIGQKQAENWVEFLQGIPFVAIYMSPSRRTRETAQTATEGGSLNLMTMKDLQERDFGGWEGLTLKKIREDKPDEWQALRDDPLNFHPPGAESLSDFSARVNDTMQLLLFRHPGQTILIVTHVGPIRMIVSAALGLPLENYKRLVVGYCSITEIDYTASWPNLISFSKKPDGS; encoded by the coding sequence ATGACAACAAGATGTGTGTTGCTTCGTCACGGAGAGACCGATTATCCCCGCGACCGGTATTATTGTGACTCAAAGGAAGATCCGCCTCTGAACAAAATCGGCCAAAAGCAGGCAGAAAATTGGGTTGAATTCCTGCAAGGCATTCCGTTTGTTGCAATATATATGAGCCCTTCCCGGAGAACACGTGAGACGGCCCAGACGGCGACGGAGGGAGGCTCCCTGAACCTCATGACCATGAAGGATTTACAAGAGAGAGATTTCGGGGGATGGGAAGGGCTCACTTTAAAAAAGATTCGGGAAGATAAGCCTGATGAGTGGCAGGCCTTAAGAGATGATCCCCTGAACTTCCATCCTCCGGGAGCGGAGTCCCTGAGCGATTTTTCTGCCAGGGTCAATGACACCATGCAATTGCTCCTATTTCGCCACCCGGGTCAGACCATTCTGATTGTCACGCATGTCGGCCCGATCCGAATGATTGTCAGCGCCGCGCTGGGCCTTCCTCTGGAAAATTATAAACGCTTGGTGGTCGGATATTGTTCAATCACAGAAATTGACTATACTGCAAGTTGGCCCAATCTGATCTCCTTTTCCAAAAAACCGGATGGCTCATAA
- a CDS encoding outer membrane lipoprotein-sorting protein gives MSRLGITLLSTVLLIGFSGNGPALALAEESPTTPAKKLSGAEIIRQSKDLIYRVDDQKNTVILNLIERDGAKKKIVATRYWKNYRSEGGFDSKMLLLTDFPPDSRGVAFLIWDYSEKDKTDDLWLYLPALRMVRRISVQDQNDAFLGSDLTFGDMGQRRIDEDDHLFLKEETYRGVRTYVVESVPKEKVSIYSKKISWISKEDGTILKIDYYDRNRKLLKRQTIDWQILNNLHVWKKTHVTNVQNGHRTIFEVSDLELNIGLKDSDFSERRLKTGVRR, from the coding sequence ATGAGTCGCTTAGGAATTACCCTTCTTAGTACCGTTCTCTTAATTGGTTTCTCTGGAAATGGCCCCGCCCTTGCTTTGGCAGAAGAATCGCCAACGACCCCCGCTAAAAAACTAAGCGGTGCAGAAATTATACGGCAATCAAAAGATCTCATATACAGGGTGGATGATCAGAAAAATACTGTCATTTTGAACCTGATAGAACGGGATGGTGCAAAGAAGAAGATCGTTGCAACCCGTTATTGGAAAAATTACAGAAGTGAGGGAGGATTTGACAGCAAGATGCTCCTTCTCACTGATTTTCCACCGGATTCTCGCGGTGTCGCCTTCCTGATATGGGATTATTCCGAGAAGGACAAAACGGATGATCTCTGGCTCTATCTTCCCGCCCTTCGGATGGTTCGGAGGATCTCGGTTCAGGATCAGAATGATGCCTTCCTGGGATCAGACCTGACTTTTGGCGACATGGGGCAACGTCGGATTGATGAGGATGACCATCTTTTTTTGAAAGAGGAGACCTATCGCGGCGTACGGACCTATGTCGTGGAGAGTGTTCCAAAAGAGAAGGTCAGTATCTACAGTAAAAAAATCTCATGGATTTCCAAAGAAGACGGAACCATCCTGAAGATCGATTATTATGACCGCAACCGGAAGCTTCTCAAGAGGCAGACAATTGACTGGCAGATACTCAACAACCTGCATGTCTGGAAAAAGACCCATGTGACCAACGTTCAGAACGGTCATCGCACCATATTTGAGGTGAGCGATCTGGAACTTAATATCGGTCTGAAAGACAGTGATTTTTCTGAACGAAGACTTAAAACCGGTGTTCGGAGGTAG
- the moaA gene encoding GTP 3',8-cyclase MoaA — protein MQPLVDAYQREITYMRVSITDRCNLRCVYCMPEEGLDWTPTDELLTYDELLRIITVAARRGLRKIRVTGGEPLVRKGVVEFIDRLNRVPGIEEIALTTNAVFLKDMAADLFKAGLRGINISIDSLNPDTFAKIVRRDIFDKVWEGIEEAERVGFTPLKLNVVLQQGVNDHEAIDFVNITRTKPYHVRFIEYMPCANWDTWVKAYKPFQAVVDEIETLTGKMIPINGANEGNTGPAENFRIPGAPGIVGFIHAVSHDFCDTCNRVRLTANGQIRPCLFSEIAVDFRNALRNGCSDEEIEGLLAQVLYVKPEYHELDMIPEEKKLTTMVNLGG, from the coding sequence ATGCAGCCCTTGGTCGATGCTTACCAGCGCGAAATCACATACATGCGTGTTTCTATCACTGATCGGTGTAATCTCAGGTGTGTCTATTGCATGCCGGAAGAGGGGCTTGACTGGACTCCGACCGATGAACTTCTTACCTATGACGAGTTGCTCCGGATCATTACCGTTGCCGCACGAAGAGGCTTGCGAAAGATTAGGGTTACGGGGGGCGAACCGCTGGTCCGGAAGGGCGTTGTTGAATTTATAGATCGCCTCAACCGTGTGCCGGGCATCGAAGAAATCGCCCTGACGACTAATGCCGTCTTCCTGAAGGATATGGCCGCAGACCTCTTCAAGGCCGGTTTGCGGGGCATCAACATCAGCATCGACTCTCTCAATCCGGATACCTTCGCGAAGATCGTTCGGCGTGACATCTTCGACAAGGTATGGGAAGGGATTGAAGAGGCCGAGCGTGTTGGTTTTACCCCGCTAAAGCTTAATGTCGTCCTTCAGCAGGGGGTCAATGACCACGAAGCCATCGATTTTGTAAACATCACCCGTACGAAACCCTACCATGTCCGCTTCATCGAATATATGCCTTGTGCCAACTGGGATACCTGGGTCAAGGCTTACAAGCCTTTTCAGGCCGTCGTCGATGAAATTGAGACCCTGACTGGAAAGATGATCCCGATCAACGGTGCGAATGAAGGCAACACCGGCCCCGCTGAAAACTTCCGCATTCCTGGCGCACCGGGAATTGTCGGTTTTATCCATGCGGTCAGCCACGACTTTTGCGATACCTGCAACCGCGTCCGCCTGACAGCCAACGGCCAAATTCGCCCCTGTCTTTTTTCTGAAATCGCGGTCGATTTCAGAAATGCGCTCAGAAATGGCTGCAGTGATGAAGAGATTGAAGGGCTGCTCGCTCAGGTTCTTTATGTAAAACCGGAGTATCACGAACTGGATATGATCCCCGAGGAGAAAAAACTCACCACAATGGTGAACCTTGGCGGGTGA
- a CDS encoding formylglycine-generating enzyme family protein, whose product MSKNALLGMLGVLLFLVFLMAVALIVESVKSSRAREAAKKVEMPEEIIVEIEKVDFSAFETIVGGDTRKMVLIPAGSFTMGGGDVGDFDEQPQRVIYLDPFYMDFYEVTNADYKRFTKMLKRPDPVVPVFEDDIGLLTGDKQPVVGVTWLNAAAYCQWGRKRLPTEAEWEKAARGENGGKWPWGDLFSTTLANGLGEEDGYKYSAPVGSFERGRSPYGLYDMAGNVSEWVTDWYDQSYYKDAPFKNPKGPEDPGIIQVLVYRGGSFHNSSHDLRASKRFGGAHPKRGESTVGFRCAKDFGSD is encoded by the coding sequence ATGAGTAAAAATGCGCTTCTTGGAATGCTGGGGGTTTTACTTTTTCTGGTTTTTCTCATGGCGGTTGCTTTGATTGTCGAGTCGGTTAAATCAAGCCGGGCGAGGGAGGCGGCCAAGAAGGTCGAAATGCCGGAAGAAATCATCGTTGAGATTGAGAAGGTGGATTTTAGTGCGTTTGAGACGATTGTGGGGGGGGACACACGTAAGATGGTCCTCATCCCCGCCGGATCATTTACGATGGGTGGTGGGGATGTTGGAGATTTTGACGAACAGCCACAGCGTGTGATCTATCTTGACCCCTTTTATATGGACTTCTATGAGGTCACGAATGCCGATTATAAACGATTCACAAAGATGTTGAAAAGACCCGATCCGGTTGTTCCGGTCTTTGAGGATGATATTGGTCTTCTGACGGGGGATAAACAACCCGTTGTCGGCGTCACCTGGCTGAATGCCGCGGCCTATTGCCAATGGGGAAGGAAACGTCTTCCGACCGAGGCCGAATGGGAAAAGGCCGCTCGGGGTGAAAATGGGGGAAAATGGCCTTGGGGCGATCTTTTTAGTACAACACTTGCCAATGGCCTTGGAGAGGAAGATGGTTACAAGTATTCCGCGCCGGTTGGAAGTTTCGAACGGGGCCGAAGTCCCTATGGTCTCTATGACATGGCTGGAAATGTCTCCGAATGGGTGACAGACTGGTATGATCAGTCCTACTACAAGGATGCACCGTTTAAAAATCCGAAGGGACCTGAAGATCCCGGAATTATTCAGGTTCTCGTTTATCGGGGAGGATCTTTTCACAACAGCTCTCACGATCTTCGCGCCTCAAAGCGTTTCGGAGGAGCCCATCCAAAACGGGGAGAGAGTACCGTCGGGTTTCGTTGTGCGAAAGATTTTGGCTCTGACTAG
- the pyrR gene encoding bifunctional pyr operon transcriptional regulator/uracil phosphoribosyltransferase PyrR — protein sequence MEVIILNKIEISRALTRISHEILERNKGAERIGLVGIRTGGVYLARRLSKKISEIEGDSPPVGELDITLYRDDLATRKEYPALKKTEIPFDMNDRKLVLVDDVLFTGRTIRAAMDSLIDLGRPKEIQLAVLIDRGHRELPIRADYVGKNLPTSLDEKIAVLLEEKGEEDRVVLRRGSENGDQG from the coding sequence ATGGAAGTAATAATACTAAATAAGATTGAAATATCAAGAGCTTTAACTAGGATATCTCATGAGATTCTTGAGAGAAATAAGGGTGCGGAGCGCATCGGTCTGGTTGGAATACGGACGGGCGGGGTTTATCTCGCACGCCGTCTTTCAAAAAAAATAAGTGAAATAGAAGGGGATTCCCCTCCGGTCGGGGAACTCGACATTACCCTCTACCGCGATGATCTTGCGACCCGGAAGGAATATCCGGCCCTGAAAAAGACTGAGATTCCCTTTGATATGAACGACAGGAAGCTTGTCCTGGTGGACGATGTTCTCTTTACAGGGAGAACGATCCGGGCTGCTATGGATTCTTTGATTGATCTGGGACGGCCCAAGGAGATTCAACTGGCTGTTTTGATCGATCGAGGTCACAGGGAACTCCCGATACGGGCCGACTATGTCGGAAAGAACCTCCCGACGTCTTTAGATGAAAAAATTGCGGTTCTCCTTGAAGAAAAGGGGGAAGAAGACCGCGTTGTTCTGAGAAGAGGGTCGGAAAATGGCGATCAAGGGTAG
- a CDS encoding aspartate carbamoyltransferase catalytic subunit: protein MGLKRKDILSIADLEKEEIDLILQTAESFKEVSQREIKKVPALRGKTVVNLFFEPSTRTRTSFELAGKRLSADVVNITASSSSMVKGESLIDTARNIEAMQADIMIVRHASSGVPALLARSLRSSVINAGDGLNEHPSQALLDLFTIKEKKGTVKGLKVVIVGDILHSRVAHSDIRGLKKLGAEVKLVGPPTMIPKRIEEWGVSISYRMDEAIQGADVIILLRLQLERQGCSYFPTLREYVHLYGLNRFRLSLADKEVLVLHPGPINRGVEVTSDVADGLSSMILEQVTNGVAVRMALLFLLAGGQNV, encoded by the coding sequence ATGGGATTGAAACGGAAAGATATTTTGTCGATCGCGGACCTGGAGAAGGAGGAGATTGATCTCATCCTTCAAACGGCCGAATCCTTCAAAGAGGTTTCTCAGCGAGAGATTAAAAAAGTTCCGGCCCTTCGAGGAAAAACAGTGGTAAATCTCTTTTTTGAACCGAGCACCCGAACGCGTACTTCATTTGAACTGGCGGGCAAGCGTCTCTCTGCCGATGTTGTCAATATTACGGCCTCATCCAGCAGCATGGTCAAAGGGGAGTCCCTGATCGACACGGCCAGAAATATTGAGGCCATGCAAGCGGATATTATGATCGTACGTCACGCCTCCTCCGGGGTGCCTGCGCTTCTGGCCCGTTCCTTGAGATCGTCCGTGATTAATGCCGGGGACGGCCTGAATGAACACCCGAGCCAGGCCCTCCTTGATCTCTTTACAATCAAGGAAAAAAAGGGGACGGTCAAAGGCTTAAAGGTGGTGATTGTCGGTGACATTCTTCATAGCCGTGTGGCGCATTCCGATATCCGGGGGTTAAAGAAACTCGGGGCCGAGGTCAAACTGGTCGGTCCGCCGACGATGATCCCGAAAAGGATAGAAGAATGGGGTGTGTCCATCTCTTACCGCATGGATGAGGCCATCCAGGGGGCGGATGTCATCATCCTCCTTCGGCTTCAATTGGAACGGCAGGGATGCAGCTATTTCCCGACATTGCGGGAATATGTGCATCTTTACGGCCTGAATCGTTTCCGGCTCTCTCTCGCGGACAAGGAGGTGTTGGTTCTGCACCCGGGCCCAATCAATCGAGGCGTCGAAGTCACTTCAGATGTCGCCGATGGCCTCTCCTCCATGATCCTGGAACAAGTCACGAATGGCGTTGCTGTTCGGATGGCGCTTCTCTTTCTTCTCGCAGGGGGTCAAAATGTCTGA